One Gemmatimonadaceae bacterium genomic region harbors:
- a CDS encoding alpha/beta hydrolase encodes MLSAGSGCAGNPAPSPATLPAGTTDTIWYISARGKDGRRERTRPAPTLAYGFVVLDRGGRGVPPGGSPPSAVIDSVQLTEESFGQLIAERLRDAPAPDDYAVLYVHGFGTSLREAWVHTATARHRAGARAPWIVFCWPSRGSGIGPPRRGALLTSAYHDDSAAAAASIPSFVTATRRILADLSPARTVLLAHSLGGQIVGEGLASDDSLQRALRTAPLRAIAFAAPDIDAARFADSLVPALRPLTQRLVLYASQRDRVLRVSGRIHGSDRAGRRNARAILRAGLETVDASRAWTNEGWFMRTVGTHHAIKRANGILFDLGFIVARQRSPMCRVTLGIGSLTTEGEWRLTSAPPRISDQGSTSCDALQPALIR; translated from the coding sequence ATGCTGTCGGCCGGCAGTGGCTGCGCCGGCAACCCTGCGCCATCGCCAGCGACGCTACCCGCCGGAACGACCGACACCATCTGGTACATCTCGGCGCGCGGGAAGGACGGCCGGCGCGAACGGACACGACCGGCGCCAACACTCGCCTACGGTTTCGTCGTGCTCGACCGCGGCGGGCGGGGCGTCCCTCCCGGCGGCTCCCCGCCCTCCGCGGTGATCGACTCGGTGCAGCTGACGGAGGAGTCGTTTGGCCAGTTGATCGCCGAGCGTCTGCGCGACGCCCCCGCCCCGGATGACTACGCGGTCCTCTACGTGCACGGCTTCGGGACGTCGCTGCGCGAGGCGTGGGTGCACACCGCCACCGCGCGCCACCGCGCCGGCGCGCGCGCGCCATGGATCGTCTTCTGCTGGCCGTCACGGGGGAGCGGCATTGGCCCGCCACGGCGCGGCGCCCTCCTCACTAGCGCCTACCACGACGACTCGGCCGCCGCCGCAGCCAGCATCCCATCGTTTGTCACCGCCACCCGCCGGATCCTGGCCGATCTCTCGCCAGCACGAACCGTCCTGCTCGCCCACTCGCTCGGCGGACAGATCGTGGGAGAAGGGCTGGCGAGCGACGACTCGCTGCAGCGTGCGCTGCGCACCGCGCCGCTGCGCGCCATTGCCTTTGCCGCTCCCGATATCGACGCGGCGCGCTTCGCCGACTCGCTTGTCCCCGCACTGCGGCCGCTCACCCAGCGCCTCGTACTCTACGCCTCGCAGCGCGACCGCGTGCTCCGCGTTTCCGGCCGGATTCACGGGAGCGATCGCGCCGGGCGTCGCAACGCGCGAGCGATCCTGCGTGCGGGACTCGAGACCGTCGACGCCTCGCGCGCCTGGACGAACGAGGGATGGTTCATGCGAACGGTCGGGACGCACCACGCCATCAAGCGAGCCAACGGGATCCTCTTCGACCTCGGCTTCATCGTCGCTCGCCAGCGCTCACCGATGTGCCGCGTCACGCTCGGCATCGGATCGCTGACCACAGAGGGAGAATGGCGACTGACCAGCGCCCCACCACGGATATCGGACCAGGGGAGCACGTCGTGCGACGCACTCCAACCTGCTCTCATCCGTTAG
- a CDS encoding YhbY family RNA-binding protein gives MKGKERAELRAEAHHLDPMVHIGHQGLSDTALGALDDALRTHELVKVALARTLDESPKALASQMAESLGADIIQTIGRKVTLYRHNPDLWREPRKLPPWKG, from the coding sequence ATGAAGGGAAAGGAACGCGCGGAGCTGCGCGCCGAGGCGCATCATCTCGACCCGATGGTCCACATCGGGCACCAGGGGCTGAGCGACACCGCACTGGGCGCGCTGGACGACGCGCTGCGCACCCACGAACTGGTGAAGGTGGCGCTGGCGCGCACGCTGGACGAGTCGCCCAAGGCGCTGGCCTCGCAGATGGCCGAGTCGTTAGGCGCCGACATCATCCAGACGATCGGGCGCAAGGTGACGCTGTACCGGCACAACCCCGACCTCTGGCGAGAGCCACGCAAGCTCCCGCCGTGGAAGGGGTGA
- a CDS encoding M23 family metallopeptidase: MELPLPANPATAGAATADLATLLRAKQLMVPVAGIVPEKVPDTFTARRGQRIHSALDIMAARGTPVLSADAGKVFKVRSNNLGGLTVYTLDPTERFVYYYAHLDRYAEGLAEGQALQPGDVIGYVGTTGNAPPNAPHLHFQVLVYRGNGRWWDGDPLNPRPYLARAGRIRTPS, from the coding sequence TTGGAGCTTCCGCTCCCCGCCAACCCGGCCACCGCCGGCGCCGCCACCGCCGACCTGGCAACGCTCCTGCGCGCCAAGCAGCTCATGGTCCCCGTCGCCGGGATCGTCCCGGAGAAGGTCCCCGACACCTTCACGGCGCGACGCGGCCAACGCATCCACTCGGCGCTCGACATCATGGCAGCGCGCGGAACCCCGGTGCTGAGCGCCGATGCGGGAAAGGTCTTCAAGGTCCGGTCGAACAACCTGGGGGGGCTCACCGTCTACACTCTCGACCCCACGGAGCGCTTCGTCTACTACTACGCCCACCTCGATCGCTACGCCGAGGGGCTGGCCGAGGGGCAGGCGCTGCAACCGGGCGACGTGATCGGCTACGTTGGTACCACCGGGAATGCGCCGCCCAATGCGCCGCATCTCCATTTCCAGGTGCTCGTGTACCGCGGGAACGGTCGCTGGTGGGACGGCGACCCGCTGAACCCGCGCCCTTACCTCGCCCGGGCCGGGCGGATCCGCACACCATCATGA